GAAGGTTACCCGGTTGCTGGCGCTACGGTTAACGTCAAGGATGTGAGCATCTTCCGTTACCTCGCTCTCGACCTCGAAATGTCTCACGATGACCTCTATGCCAAGAAGAACCGTGGCTTCATCTGGGCTGTCAAGCTCACCAGCCGCTTCGGTGATACTCGCGAAGAGAAGATCGGTGAAGAACGTTATCGTCGTTTGAAGATCGAACCTGAAAACGACTACCGCGCCGCTATGCGTCTCTACTTGAACCGTCAGTTCTTGGAAGCTGCATACGCCTTCGGTAAGGTTCAGACTAAGTACCCGGCATTCCACCTTGTGGACCAGGCCGCCTTCTATAAGGCAAAGTCTTTCGAAAACCTCCGCATGCACAAGGCTGCTAAGTCTGTGTACGAAGACGCTATCAAGCGCTATCCGCAGAGTGACCAGCGCGCCAAGTATCACTTCCAGTTGATGAACATCGACTATAAGGAAGGCAAGTACATCGACGCTATGGCCAAGTACCAGAATATTGCTCAGAAGTTCGGTGAAAGCGACGTGAAGGCTGACGCTGACTACGTTGCCGGCCAGATCAAGTTCGAACAGGGCCTCTATCAGGAATCTGTCGACCTGCTCGCCGCCATCCTTCCGGGTAACGCCAACTACTTCTACGCCCGTTACACCATGGGTATTGCTTACAGCCGTCTCGGCAAGTTCGACGAAGCTGAAAACTGCTTCCGCGACATTACCGAACAGCCGGTGTCCAACCAGTCTGAACGTGACTTGCAGGACGCTGCTAAGGTGAAACTCGGCCACATTTACTTCTCTGGCGAAAAGGCCGATATTCCGGCTGCCGCTCAGATGTATGGCCAGGTGCAGCCCGGTTCTCCGGTGTACGACGAAGCTATGCTCGGTATCGCATGGTCCTTCCTCAAGGTTAACAAACCGGACGAAGCCATCAAGCCGGCTCAGTGGATTATTAAGAATATGCCTGAATCCTTCCTCGTGTCTGAAGCATACCTCGTTCAGGGTTACTGCTACTTCATCAAGAAGGATTACAACAACGCTGTGAAGTCTCTTGAACAGGCTGAAAAGCGCACCGAACAGCCGGTTGTGACCGTTGCTGCTCGCGACAGTGCCCGTCAGGCTTTCGATGCCATGCAGGACGAATTCGACTCCGTGCAGGTCAAGGCACTTGATCTTGCTCGCCAGCTCCCGACTCCGCGTGTGCAGAGCAAGCGCGAAGCCTTGCAGCCGAGCTTCGACAAGGCTAACGCTGCTATCGAAGATTACGCCGCATTCACTCAGAAGGCTATTCAGAGTGACCGTTTCGAATCTAACCGTAAGCGTATTTTGGATGACGCTGGCTTTACCTTGGCAACCGTCAAGACTAAGATGGGTCAGGGTGCCGCAAGCTCTGAAGCCGCTCAGGAACTTGAAAGCCTGGATGACGAGTTAGACGATTTGGAATAAACAATGAATGAAGTTAGACCTGGCTTTTAAAAACCAGGTCTTCCCCTTTTTTATCTCAATAGGTGGAAAGAGAAAAATGAAAAAATTTTTGCTTGTTGGTGCAATCGTCTGCTCGCTCGTAGGCACCTCTTTTGCAGCGTCAGATCCTTGTAAAGACAAAGTCAATGAAGCCAAGAAATTGGCGGCCAAGTGTAAGGCCATGCCGAAGGGACCGGAAAAGACCCAGTGCGCAGGCTCCTACAAGGTTCTCAAGAACCAGGCCGAGCAGGCTTGCCGTTCCGGTGGCCTCGATGAAAAGGGCATGGAAGATGCCATTAGACAGTGGGAAAAGCAAGTAAACAACTGTAAGGGCAAGCAGAACAAGCGTTGCGCATCTGCTCTCCAGCAGTTGGGCCACTATCAGTTCCAGCTCGAAGAAAAGCACTTCCTCGATAAGAACGCCCAGTATGAAGAAGATGTAGCATGGTGCGCCGACCGCGATAACAAGCCGGCAAAGTGCGCCAACATCGATCAGCTCCCGAAGGCTGATCACCAGAAGTCCTTGGGTTACTTCCTCGAATATATCGACAAGTATCCGAAGGAAGACAAGACTCCGACCGTTATTTACCAGGCTGCTGCTGTGCAGGAAGCTAGTGGTGAAGACGAAAAGGCATACAAGCTCCGTATGCGCTTGGTCGAAAACTTCCCGGACAACGGTCTTGTGCCGAAGGCTTGGCTCCGTATTGCGGAATACCACTTCATGAACCGCAAGTTCCGTGACGCTATCAAGGCGTACAAGAAGGTGACCGGCTTCGAAACCCTTACGGGTAAGGAAGCTGCCCTTGCCATGTACCACTTGGCAGAATCTTACTACAACATTGCTGAATACGAAACTGCTGCAGTCAAGTACTATGAATACATCATCGGTGCTGACAAGGGTAAATATCCTGCTGACTTGCGCGCAGAAGCTATGGACTTCATGGCAGCCTCTTTCTCTGACCTTGAAGGTGGTGGTGTTGCCGAAGCTGAATCTTTCTTGAAGGACAAGAAGGTTCCGTTTAAGGATTCCGTGTACTATCGTATCGGTATGAAGAACAAGGACCACGACCGTAACGAAGAAGCCGTGCAGTCCTTCAAGCGCTTGATGAACATCAACCCGGATTACATCGACGCTCCTCTTGCTGATATTGCGATGATCGAAATCCTCATCATCCAGCAGAAGTTTGAAGAAGCTCAGCAGCATCGC
The Fibrobacter sp. UWB10 genome window above contains:
- a CDS encoding tetratricopeptide repeat protein is translated as EGYPVAGATVNVKDVSIFRYLALDLEMSHDDLYAKKNRGFIWAVKLTSRFGDTREEKIGEERYRRLKIEPENDYRAAMRLYLNRQFLEAAYAFGKVQTKYPAFHLVDQAAFYKAKSFENLRMHKAAKSVYEDAIKRYPQSDQRAKYHFQLMNIDYKEGKYIDAMAKYQNIAQKFGESDVKADADYVAGQIKFEQGLYQESVDLLAAILPGNANYFYARYTMGIAYSRLGKFDEAENCFRDITEQPVSNQSERDLQDAAKVKLGHIYFSGEKADIPAAAQMYGQVQPGSPVYDEAMLGIAWSFLKVNKPDEAIKPAQWIIKNMPESFLVSEAYLVQGYCYFIKKDYNNAVKSLEQAEKRTEQPVVTVAARDSARQAFDAMQDEFDSVQVKALDLARQLPTPRVQSKREALQPSFDKANAAIEDYAAFTQKAIQSDRFESNRKRILDDAGFTLATVKTKMGQGAASSEAAQELESLDDELDDLE